From a single Brassica oleracea var. oleracea cultivar TO1000 chromosome C5, BOL, whole genome shotgun sequence genomic region:
- the LOC106295734 gene encoding ribokinase isoform X1, whose amino-acid sequence MMKGISLSQSNTFHPNIKFNRSNPPPINIVNRVPRRSLRVLSLSVDPSANAKSTVKPHAPPLVVVGSANADIYVEIERLPKEGETISAKTGQTLAGGKGANQAACGAKLDYPTYFVGRLGEDAHGKLIAGALGDGSEGCGVRLDYVKSVTDEPTGHAVVMLQSDGQNSIIIVGGANMRGWPEKMSDDELEIVRNAGVVLLQREIPDSINVQVAKAVKKAGVLVILDVGGMDTPIPSELYGSVDILSPNETELSHLTGMPTETFEQISQAVAQCHKLGVKQVLVKLGSKGSALFIEGEEPIQQSIIPAAQVVDTTGAGDTFTAAFAVAMVEGKSREECLRFAAAAASLCVQVKGAIPSMPDRASVLKLLQSST is encoded by the exons ATGATGAAAGGGATTTCACTTTCTCAGTCGAATACTTTCCATCCAAACATCAAATTCAATCGATCGAATCCTCCTCCGATCAACATTGTCAATCGCGTTCCCAGAAGATCCCTCCGCGTTCTCTCCCTCTCCGTCGACCCATCGGCAAATGCTAAATCCACCGTGAAACCCCACGCGCCTCCGCTGGTGGTCGTTGGATCCGCGAACGCCGACATCTACGTGGAGATCGAAAGACTGCCCAAGGAAGGCGAAACGATCTCGGCCAAGACAGGGCAAACGCTCGCCGGAGGAAAAGGCGCGAATCAGGCGGCGTGCGGGGCGAAGCTGGATTATCCGACGTACTTCGTCGGTCGTTTGGGAGAGGACGCGCACGGGAAGCTGATCGCTGGTGCCTTGGGGGATGGATCCGAAGGGTGCGGAGTCCGCTTGGACTACGTGAAGTCGGTGACGGACGAGCCGACGGGGCACGCGGTGGTGATGCTGCAGTCGGACGGTCAGAACTCGATTATTATCGTAGGTGGTGCTAATATGAGAGGATGGCCTGAGAAGATGAGCGATGATGAGCTTGAGATCGTGAGGAATGCTGGTGTTGTGTTGCTGCAAAGAGAGATCCCTGATTCCATCAATGTTCAAGTTGCTAAG GCTGTGAAGAAAGCAGGTGTTCTGGTCATCCTCGACGTGGGAGGAATGGATACGCCAATTCCGAGTGAGCTATATGGTTCCGTAGACATCTTGAGCCCTAATGAAACTGAGCTCAGTCACTTGACCGGAATGCCTACTGAAACTTTTGAACAGATTAGCCAAGCTGTTGCACAGTGCCATAAGTTG GGAGTTAAGCAGGTCCTAGTGAAACTTGGTTCCAAAGGGTCTGCGCTATTTATAGAAGGGGAAGAACCGATCCAGCAGTCAATTATACCGGCTGCGCAAGTGGTGGATACTACAGGAGCCGGGGATACTTTCACAGCAGCATTTGCAGTGGCTATGGTAGAGGGCAAGTCACGTGAGGAATGCTTGAGATTTGCTG CTGCAGCTGCCTCTCTGTGTGTCCAAGTAAAGGGTGCAATACCCAGCATGCCTGATCGAGCATCCGTCTTGAAGCTCCTTCAGTCTAGTACTTAA
- the LOC106295734 gene encoding ribokinase isoform X2: MMKGISLSQSNTFHPNIKFNRSNPPPINIVNRVPRRSLRVLSLSVDPSANAKSTVKPHAPPLVVVGSANADIYVEIERLPKEGETISAKTGQTLAGGKGANQAACGAKLDYPTYFVGRLGEDAHGKLIAGALGDGSEGCGVRLDYVKSVTDEPTGHAVVMLQSDGQNSIIIVGGANMRGWPEKMSDDELEIVRNAGVVLLQREIPDSINVQVAKAVKKAGVLVILDVGGMDTPIPSELYGSVDILSPNETELSHLTGMPTETFEQISQAVAQCHKLGVKQVLVKLGSKGSALFIEGEEPIQQSIIPAAQVVDTTGAGDTFTAAFAVAMVEGKSREECLRFAAASLCVQVKGAIPSMPDRASVLKLLQSST; encoded by the exons ATGATGAAAGGGATTTCACTTTCTCAGTCGAATACTTTCCATCCAAACATCAAATTCAATCGATCGAATCCTCCTCCGATCAACATTGTCAATCGCGTTCCCAGAAGATCCCTCCGCGTTCTCTCCCTCTCCGTCGACCCATCGGCAAATGCTAAATCCACCGTGAAACCCCACGCGCCTCCGCTGGTGGTCGTTGGATCCGCGAACGCCGACATCTACGTGGAGATCGAAAGACTGCCCAAGGAAGGCGAAACGATCTCGGCCAAGACAGGGCAAACGCTCGCCGGAGGAAAAGGCGCGAATCAGGCGGCGTGCGGGGCGAAGCTGGATTATCCGACGTACTTCGTCGGTCGTTTGGGAGAGGACGCGCACGGGAAGCTGATCGCTGGTGCCTTGGGGGATGGATCCGAAGGGTGCGGAGTCCGCTTGGACTACGTGAAGTCGGTGACGGACGAGCCGACGGGGCACGCGGTGGTGATGCTGCAGTCGGACGGTCAGAACTCGATTATTATCGTAGGTGGTGCTAATATGAGAGGATGGCCTGAGAAGATGAGCGATGATGAGCTTGAGATCGTGAGGAATGCTGGTGTTGTGTTGCTGCAAAGAGAGATCCCTGATTCCATCAATGTTCAAGTTGCTAAG GCTGTGAAGAAAGCAGGTGTTCTGGTCATCCTCGACGTGGGAGGAATGGATACGCCAATTCCGAGTGAGCTATATGGTTCCGTAGACATCTTGAGCCCTAATGAAACTGAGCTCAGTCACTTGACCGGAATGCCTACTGAAACTTTTGAACAGATTAGCCAAGCTGTTGCACAGTGCCATAAGTTG GGAGTTAAGCAGGTCCTAGTGAAACTTGGTTCCAAAGGGTCTGCGCTATTTATAGAAGGGGAAGAACCGATCCAGCAGTCAATTATACCGGCTGCGCAAGTGGTGGATACTACAGGAGCCGGGGATACTTTCACAGCAGCATTTGCAGTGGCTATGGTAGAGGGCAAGTCACGTGAGGAATGCTTGAGATTTGCTG CTGCCTCTCTGTGTGTCCAAGTAAAGGGTGCAATACCCAGCATGCCTGATCGAGCATCCGTCTTGAAGCTCCTTCAGTCTAGTACTTAA